A segment of the Nicotiana tabacum cultivar K326 unplaced genomic scaffold, ASM71507v2 Un00474, whole genome shotgun sequence genome:
GGTGCAGCACACAAATAACCAGAAAAAAATGCTAACAAAATTTCGGCTGTGAATATGTGGCAGTTGACCTAGCTAATGGATTCAACAATCGAATACCAATATCATATAGAACGTATTTCCCATTCAACAAGACTGGGATGCAAGGCAACAAGTAATTCGTAGAAAAGATACTGCATATAAGGTAGCATGTTGCTGAAGCACCTTACCGTTTGAATAGGAGACAAAGGAGATTATTACTTGATCAATATGCATCTAATAGGTGATCCCTCAGCACCAAGCAACCTTAAGGGCAGACAGTGTACATTGTATATGCCAGTTTCTATGTCATCCAGCTTCAGCCCTTCAACAAGAATAATTTCCTGGAGCATTTCAAACATCATAAGAATGGAAGGATAATTACTGGCATCAGAACAAGTAAATGGTCAATAAATTCACTAATTCTGAATATTATATAGTCGCTTCAACAAAAGGGAACAGAGATAATGCTCAACAATAGttatcttttttttgttttctgaaGAAAATTAGTCCAACTTGCTGTCACTATCTAGAGAACAAAGATCATGTCATGGGTCAACCATCAGACGTTGACATATTTTTCTAAATATATGTTCAACTAACCTCCACTTTAGCTTTCCAATTCAGATTTCATCTTTTCAGTTTCATCACGCGAAGCTCCCATATAGAAAAAGATTAAACATGAATGACATAAAATTCAGTTTCGCTGCCTCCGGTTCTATATTTTTTCTTCATAAGGAAAACTTTAGCTAAAGAAGAGAAGGCCAATGCACTTAAGTCTAAGAAATGGACTCAGATAGTCGACAACCCTCTATAATTTCTAGAAGAGTAAGATGCAAATATTCTGTAGTTCCACGGTAGAAGAAGCTAAGACTGTTATTCATCATTATTACATGACTTCCAGAACCCTTTAAAAACTTTAAACTGAAAATGAATAAAAACCATAATCTAGATGCTCTGCAGATGGCATCTAGCTCATTCATCTAGTATAGAAGACCATGCTTGCTCCAACTAGCATCTAACCCAAATCAATGGCAATCTCAAAATTCTGatcaagtagcaaataagatTGAATAATGTTGTTAGGCCCTTCACCATATTGTCAGTTCGACCAAAGGTAAGTAAGGCCAACAAGTTTCCTAATAAACAAAAAGTTGAAAAGCTGATCTTAGCATTGAAAACCTGATCGCTCTTCTAGAAGAGCCGAGCTTTTAAACCAAAATATGCAATCACTTTATGCTGttcatttttcactttttgaCAGTTGTCCCCTTAATGCTGAGAGCAACTTGACTATGCAGCACCTCATGGAACTATGGAACAATAAACTCGAGCCAAAGAATTACGCAATTCACTATTTTGAGTAAAGCTCAGAATCTTCATTATATACAtttttaacccccccccccccaaccgaCCCCCCTATTTCGTGATGAACATCAGACTCTAATCATAGGTAACATGAAGGTTCAATCCGAATAAGACTACTTACCCTGCTTTTCAGGAAGACAAGATGGGAAGGTATCAAATCATCAAATGCAGCAACCGACAAGTAATCAAttcctgaaaaagaaaaaaaggaaacaaatgtCAGTTACGAATTCTTCAATCAGTCGATAATCTTGAAGGAAATTGGGAAGTAAATTATCACTCATTTACTCTAGTTGAACTTCAGCTGTAAAACACGGAAGCCTCTAAGGACAAATCCAATAGCACAGAAATTGAAAAACAATACCCAGGTTCCAAACAATGCTTGGAGTATGGCCAATGAGATTTGTCAGCAGAAGGCAGTAACAGAAAACATAGATGAAGATAACTAAGTTACTTAACCACCAATAATAGACAAATAGGTCGCATTAGTCAGAAATCAGATAATACAAATGTATATTAGATACTAGTTCAATGTGTATTAATTAGATACTAGTTCAAGCATTTAAATGAATTGCCGCATGATGTTCCACTTAGTCACAATATACGGAGAATAAAATATTGATGAGATTTATGCATCATTAATCATGGTAAACTCAAAAAATATTTATAGCAAGGGTAAGTTACTCCAGCACGGAGCGTGCAAGGAAGTACAATCTGAGGAAAGAATTTTAACTATTTATTCTAGATGCCATAATAGAGATGGCAATAATGAGTAGCTGGGATTATATGCAGAAACCAAATGTGTACACCAGTCAGGACTAAGCAAAGAAGTAGAAATTGGAGATAGTAACCATGTCAATCAAGCTTAGACGCGACAAACAAAAAAGAGGAACCCTTTGGCCATAGAGGTGCAATAGCACACAAAGTGCTGTTTATAGTTGACCACAGCTGTTAACATAAACACCCAGTACAACACAACATCATTCACCAATTCCAAAAAGAAGGTCTAAATGCATTTGCTTCCTTCAATAAGATTCTTAAGATATGAATGTGCTACAGCCTATCTTACCAACAAGTTTGATGTCAGTGTTATCCACTAGCCACTGCGCTCCATCCTTCATGAATCCGACATAGCTTGTGTCAAATGCCTTTTTCCACATAAGACGCCTGAAAGTGGAGTATGCTTAATCAAGAAACACTGTACGTTGTAACTGTTCATCCAAGACAAGTCATTTAATTTCCATGCAAAGTGTGACGTTATTCGCCTTCTTTCTTTGGCAATTAGTTGAAATATGACCAATAACTACATAAACAATGACTGCGCCAAAATAGAGCTCTCAAACAGCATACATATGCACCCCAAGAAGGGGATGGAGGAAAAGAAACAGAATCCTAGCCTATCCAGGTAAAGGAGAAAAGAATCCATGACAAATACTAAACTTCTGAAGGAAGATCTCATTCTTCCCACTAAATGACAAACCTTAATTGCTTATCCTTTTACagggttttcaagaaatttataGAGCAAGAGTTTTACCCAAAAAAAAGAACAAGGGAAAAGGTTACAGGAATTAGAGACATATATTTTGTACAATCCATCTACATTATGTTAGGCTTCTAATACTCAAATAAAACGTGTGAAACAACAATTGGGTACCATACAAATGCTTAGCCTGGAGTGATACTTGATTGATACTACTTGAAATGCTTAGCCTTTATTTGATCATGATAGTGTCCCACTCTCCTGGGTCAAGTGAACATATTGAGAATGTGCTCCAAGTTTCATTATGTTTTGCAATTCATCTACCTTTTTTATGTATTGGAAGAGTAATCTCAAGATCTACACCCTTGTAGAGGCACATTCTCCGAAGTCTAAGAGCAGATTCTGCTACAATTTTGTTGGTTTTGAACTTCCATTTCCAACTTTTACTTTTATTAGAAGTGGGCTTTTTATGACATCTAAAGTCTGAGAAATACATAATTTCAGTGAGAGCTACAGCAACCATGCAACTTAAGCACAATTTTAAGATACTGCTACAAGTTACCTGTCAGTGTTCAGTGTTCTGAAAAGTACTCGTTTCACTCACAAGTTACCTGTCAGTGTTTAGTGTTCTGAAAAGTACTCGTTTCACTCCCTTGGGGATATGTAAGGATTGCACAACAGCCgctgaataaaagaaacaaaagtaTTATCACAGTTAGCTAATATACATTTGCAAACAGCTCTTTAGTGCCACCCGATTTTCAGTGAGCATTTCTTCCCCATAGTTGTTGCACATCTCATATTCTATGCAAGGTAAAGACAGGAagatttttagctcaacaatgtcTAGTCAACTGATTATATTAATATATACAGGAAAATTGAGAAACAAATGATGTAAGACAATAAGCTGGAAATTGATCCAAAACTTAATAGGAGAGTTTATCATCCTAGAGACATTTAGCATGACAGGGGAGGGGAGATTTACCAGTTAAGTTCTTGTCTCTTGGAACATCAACTACCAATGCAGGACCTGTTAAAGCAAGTGAAGGACGTCATCATTAGTTCATGAAAATGGGTAACATTGCCTGGACAAAGATAAAACACTAAACATGCCtgttaagaagaaaaaaaaaattggcatGTAAAAGGTGATgattcaaaaaaaatttaaaaaaaaagataggaAGCTGTACCCTGAAAAGGAAAGAGAATCTAGATCAATGATCAACCATTAAAAGAACCACAACCAGTCACAGCAAAACCAAAACATTAAGGATCTTTGTAGGAGGTATCCTTCCAATGAAGAAGACAATAACAGAGGAATTCTATGAAAAACATTAAAAAACGATATCATGTCGATGTACCTCTGATGACTGGATCAACTTAAATATTACCAGAGAAAATGCATCAAATTTGAATGCATATGCATTGTTCAAGAAACACTAAAGTAATAACTGTAGCAGATGAAGAACCAAAACGATCTACATGTATTGACATCCATAAAGAGCTAATATATGTAGCAGTAATACTAAActccttttccttctctttttcccttttttcaataatgacttgTGATGTTTCAGGACTTCCTGTGAGGTTAAAATGTTTactagctttttctttttttaatttgatAAGTAACAAAATGTTTTCCAGATACAAAATGGGCGTATACTGCTGCTCTTGGACATCTGGGAGTATATCAATATCTTAGACTCTAGAATCACAGTCATAAAATCCTTATCGAGCAAGGATAAAACATAGTTAAGACTGAAAATAGATTTAAAAAGAATTGGTTCAAAAAAATTCTAATTCTTAGACCAGGTTTCAGCTGTTTTCAGTGATTGATATTTTAAGACCTAAATCTCTCCAATAGCCCATCAATTCGAAAGAGAGTAAAAATTCACGGTCATTATCGTGTTTCAAACAGCTGTGTTGAGTTAGTCAGAGCCATCAGTTATCAAAAGTAGGAGCACAAGAGTAATCATATAACTAGATGTTCTTAATGCCATCTGAAGGTAGAATTTCCTTGGTTAATACCGTTGAGAACTCTAAGGTCAAGGGAATCAACATCAAATCCTGCATCATAATATTCAGCATACATATGTCCTGGTGCATCAACATGAGTGCCAGCATGAACGCCTAATCTCAATTCCGAAAAATTGTAATCAGAGCCATTCTTCATGCTCGACAAAAGAGTGAGAAACTGTCCAACT
Coding sequences within it:
- the LOC107807372 gene encoding cyclase-like protein 2 isoform X1, with amino-acid sequence MPFSESKMRAVCKLLVLAELLAVSTVSVAFSSSNDAYPTGYGDEPGSCVGSNDDLRPLRREVYEDGQIFDITHQFNPNTPVGDSDEGVGQFLTLLSSMKNGSDYNFSELRLGVHAGTHVDAPGHMYAEYYDAGFDVDSLDLRVLNGPALVVDVPRDKNLTAAVVQSLHIPKGVKRVLFRTLNTDRRLMWKKAFDTSYVGFMKDGAQWLVDNTDIKLVGIDYLSVAAFDDLIPSHLVFLKSREIILVEGLKLDDIETGIYNVHCLPLRLLGAEGSPIRCILIK